The genomic stretch ATTACCTTACcacatctgtttggtgtggagtataaagattgaagaaattataaattacgaaagattgaagaaattaaaaatactcctgcttttcgctgagtacaactaattaagcttaattttcataatataccatgaTGTTCTGCAAAGTAACAGCTGCTTCGATCCAATATTATCATTTCAGGTTCTATGCTCAGTAGACACAAGATGGCTACGATTGACGCCCCATGATGACCTTATCTACAATCACTTCAGACAAGATTTCCCAGACTTAGACGTATCATACATAAAAGAAGGTGAAATCAAGAACAATACAAACAAAGCGAAATGGCGTGTGTACTGcgaaaagtttaaaaacattGTCGAAGACTACAGTTTCGGTACACTAATGCGTGCAGACACCAAGGGTGATTATTCAGAGCGAAACACAATTTTAGTGCCACGTGTGCAGTTTTATGCGATAGAAATCGCTAGAAATAGAGAAGGGCTGAATAATGAA from Pararge aegeria chromosome 15, ilParAegt1.1, whole genome shotgun sequence encodes the following:
- the LOC120629759 gene encoding protein PBDC1, encoding MDVLTRPAEEFGNDETLEHLWAARAMEHSDIYFNVLCSVDTRWLRLTPHDDLIYNHFRQDFPDLDVSYIKEGEIKNNTNKAKWRVYCEKFKNIVEDYSFGTLMRADTKGDYSERNTILVPRVQFYAIEIARNREGLNNEVKKNYKCASKAHMDAQNNAAEIAA